A genomic window from Silene latifolia isolate original U9 population chromosome Y, ASM4854445v1, whole genome shotgun sequence includes:
- the LOC141631726 gene encoding uncharacterized protein LOC141631726: protein MNNEHAVKLGNIIGYSGQSRVNAQGFSGGIWLYWKPEIVSVSTVTEHQQYITIEIARTGEVPWFFSAVYASPDPTNRKELWSELENFAKSNNRPWLLAGDFNETRYLSERHGEDANMARRCENFNNWIDNCDLIELAFSGASHTWARGNLAETRQSARLDRALCNANWSTIHADALVKHLPAFQSDHCPLLISPNGFAPLSTINRPFRFQACWMKHENFKDFVEESWPVDGIFQQKLSTLARKLKDWNTQIFGNIFRKKKELMARIGGCQRELSLRRIPYLIKLEAKLRRELDEVMEQEELLWYQKSRLEFIRDGDRNTSYFHTEPVEDRLPWDLFQAFNNKDWEWLTRPYTIAEIESLIKALEGKGLPEGLNDTHLVLIPKVTNPETISQFRPIGLCNVSYKIISKILANRVKKVLPHLISETQSGFVPGRQITDNIVVFQEAIHSMRKKTGRIGFMAIKIDLEKVYDRLRWSFIRDTLQDMQFSILLVDVIMECVTSTRLQVLWNGEATEQFTPTRGVRQGDPLSSYLFIMCLKKLQQAIDVEVCNKNWRPITLGRNGPSITNLFFADDMVIFAETTEEQALVICHVIDNFCAVSGEKVSASKSRVFFSKNTDEATRQVVG, encoded by the exons ATGAACAATGAACATGCTGTCAAATTGGGCAACATTATTGGATATAGTGGCCAGTCACGAGTTAATGCGCAAGGATTTAGCGGAGGTATTTGGTTGTACTGGAAGCCCGAAATAGTATCGGTGTCAACAGTGACAGAGCATCAACAATATATAACGATAGAAATTGCGAGAACAGGGGAAGTACCGTGGTTCTTCTCGGCGGTTTACGCAAGTCCGGATCCGACTAATAGAAAAGAGCTCTGGTCCGAATTAGAGAATTTCGCTAAATCTAACAATCGGCCTTGGCTGCTAGCAGGGGACTTTAATGAAACTCGTTATCTCAGTGAAAGACATGGAGAGGATGCCAACATGGCTCGAAGATGCGAAAATTTCAATAACTGGATAGATAACTGTGATCTTATCGAGCTCGCTTTCTCTGGAGCTTCTCATACCTGGGCTCGAGGGAATTTGGCTGAAACCCGTCAGAGCGCGAGACTAGACCGTGCCCTTTGCAACGCTAACTGGAGCACTATACATGCAGATGCTTTAGTAAAACATTTGCCGGCCTTTCAATCGGATCATTGTCCCCTTCTTATTTCACCTAATGGTTTCGCTCCACTATCCACTATCAATAGACCCTTTCGCTTTCAAGCTTGTTGGATGAAACATGAAAATTTCAAGGATTTTGTTGAGGAAAGCTGGCCGGTGGACGGCATTTTTCAGCAAAAACTATCGACCCTGGCGAGGAAGTTAAAGGACTGGAATACTCAAATTTTTGGCAATATATTTCGAAAGAAAAAGGAGTTGATGGCGAGGATTGGTGGCTGTCAGCGAGAATTATCGCTACGAAGAATACCGTATCTCATTAAGCTCGAGGCTAAACTACGTCGTGAATTGGATGAGGTTATGGAGCAGGAGGAATTGCTATGGTACCAAAAATCAAGGCTCGAATTTATTAGAGACGGGGACCGTAACACCTCTTATTTTCAT acTGAACCAGTCGAAGATCGTTTGCCATGGGACCTTTTTCAAGCTTTTAATAATAAAGATTGGGAGTGGCTTACCCGACCCTATACCATAGCGGAAATCGAGAGT CTAATCAAAGCTCTTGAAGGAAAAGGCCTCCCCGAAGGCCTCAACGACACTCACCTGGTCCTAATTCCCAAGGTAACGAATCCCGAAACAATTTCTCAATTTAGGCCTATTGGACTATGCAACGTCTCTTACAAAATTATTAGTAAGATTCTAGCCAACCGAGTCAAGAAAGTTTTACCCCACTTAATATCTGAAACTCAAAGCGGATTTGTACCTGGTCGACAAATTACCGATAATATTGTGGTGTTTCAAGAAGCGATCCATTCTATGCGTAAGAAGACGGGCCGAATTGGTTTTATGGCCATAAAAATTGACCTCGAAAAAGTCTATGATCGTCTAAGGTGGTCGTTTATTAGGGATACCCTGCAAGACATGCAATTCTCAATTCTCTTAGTAGATGTCATTATGGAATGTGTGACTTCTACACGACTACAAGTCCTCTGGAATGGGGAAGCGACAGAGCAATTTACTCCGACTAGAGGGGTTAGGCAAGGGGACCCTCTTTCATCTTATCTTTTTATCATGTGCCTCAAAAAATTACAGCAAGCCATAGATGTCGAAGTTTGCAATAAAAACTGGCGACCAATTACACTCGGACGAAATGGACCATCGATAACTAACTTGTTCTTCGCAGACGATATGGTTATCTTTGCTGAAACTACAGAGGAGCAAGCTCTAGTAATTTGTCATGTTATCGATAATTTCTGCGCTGTATCCGGTGAAAAAGTCAGTGCATCAAAATCAAGGGTGTTTTTCTCAAAAAATACGGACGAGGCGACTAGACAAGTAGTGGGTTAG